A part of Mycolicibacterium sp. TUM20985 genomic DNA contains:
- a CDS encoding proline iminopeptidase-family hydrolase encodes MPVQTRTVPFLDGQTWVQITSPASPQPGAHPLFVLHGGPGMAHDYVRNIAELADETGRVVVHYDQIGCGRSTHFPDAPRGFWTPALFVDEFHAVRSALAPELGTDRYHVLGQSWGGMLGAEIAVRRPEGLVSLSICNSPASMTLWVEAANELRALLPRETQDALDRHEAAGTVSDPEYIAATLEFYRRHVCRVEPMPADFVDSEKQMEAEPTVYHTMNGPNEFHVVGTLGDWSIVDRLPDIVAPTLVVAGEFDEATAATWRPYVDRIPDVRSHVFGGTSHCTHLEQPAEFRAVIASFLADHDR; translated from the coding sequence ACCCGTACCGTGCCGTTCCTCGACGGCCAGACCTGGGTGCAGATCACCAGCCCCGCTTCTCCACAGCCGGGCGCGCACCCGTTGTTCGTCCTGCACGGCGGTCCCGGAATGGCACACGACTACGTGCGCAACATCGCCGAGCTCGCCGACGAGACCGGCCGGGTGGTCGTTCACTACGACCAGATCGGCTGTGGCCGCAGCACTCATTTTCCCGACGCACCACGGGGTTTCTGGACGCCTGCCCTGTTTGTCGACGAGTTCCACGCCGTGAGAAGCGCGTTGGCGCCCGAGTTGGGCACCGATCGATACCACGTGCTGGGTCAGTCGTGGGGCGGCATGCTTGGCGCCGAGATCGCCGTTCGTCGACCCGAGGGCCTGGTCTCGCTGTCGATCTGCAACTCCCCCGCATCGATGACGCTGTGGGTCGAGGCCGCCAATGAGTTGCGCGCTCTGTTACCCCGCGAGACCCAGGACGCGCTGGATCGGCACGAGGCCGCAGGAACCGTGTCCGATCCGGAGTACATCGCCGCGACGCTGGAGTTCTACCGACGTCACGTCTGCCGGGTCGAGCCGATGCCCGCGGACTTCGTCGACAGCGAGAAGCAGATGGAGGCCGAGCCGACGGTCTACCACACGATGAACGGCCCCAACGAGTTTCACGTCGTCGGCACGCTGGGCGACTGGAGCATCGTCGACCGCCTGCCTGACATCGTCGCGCCGACGTTGGTCGTGGCCGGCGAGTTCGACGAGGCCACCGCCGCCACCTGGCGTCCCTACGTCGACCGCATCCCCGACGTCCGCAGCCACGTCTTCGGCGGTACCAGTCACTGCACGCATCTGGAACAGCCCGCGGAGTTTCGGGCCGTCATCGCCTCATTCCTCGCCGACCACGATCGATAG
- a CDS encoding APC family permease — translation MVNTDPHPAGGQRSLESFGYTQELNRSLSTVDLLVYGLVFMVPIAPWAIFGTVYNSASGMVPLVYVIGLIAMIFTALAYSQMAKSFPLAGSVFSYVGRGIHPGVGFFAGWAILLDYLLVPTLLYVFAAESMVGLFPGTPRWLWALVFVVVNTIINVAGISFLKVANRVFLAIELVFVVIFVVIAVRAINGQSLPDVGWSTLPLWDSSTVTAPLIASALSIAVLSFLGFDGISTLAEESTGRKNPAGRAMIIALFVVAFLFVTQTWLASLLAGGRESFSDDEVGNAFFTLVQAASNTGWMNAFFAVNVMAVGFANAMAAQAATSRLLYSMSRDGQLPKFLSKISSRKVPVAAILTVSALSVVLVLFFVGQIGLISSLVNFGALFGFCLLHVSVVWYYLVRQKSKNYLLHLVVPTLGFLIIGYVLFNADVLAKVGGLVWLVVGAVVFGINVIRGRGVPELAEESDD, via the coding sequence ATGGTCAACACCGACCCCCACCCCGCCGGCGGCCAGCGCAGCCTCGAATCATTCGGCTACACACAGGAACTCAACCGTTCGCTGTCCACCGTCGACCTGCTGGTGTACGGCCTGGTCTTCATGGTGCCGATCGCACCGTGGGCCATCTTCGGCACCGTCTACAACAGCGCGTCGGGCATGGTGCCGCTGGTCTACGTCATCGGCCTGATCGCCATGATCTTCACCGCGCTGGCATATTCGCAGATGGCCAAGTCGTTTCCGCTCGCCGGGTCCGTCTTCTCCTACGTGGGCCGCGGCATCCATCCGGGCGTCGGATTCTTCGCGGGTTGGGCGATCCTCCTGGACTACCTGCTGGTGCCGACGCTGCTGTACGTCTTCGCCGCGGAGTCGATGGTCGGGCTGTTCCCCGGCACTCCGCGGTGGCTGTGGGCCCTCGTGTTCGTCGTGGTCAACACCATCATCAACGTGGCCGGAATCAGCTTCCTGAAGGTGGCCAACCGGGTGTTCCTCGCCATCGAACTGGTCTTCGTGGTGATCTTCGTCGTCATCGCCGTCCGCGCGATCAACGGGCAAAGCCTGCCCGACGTCGGCTGGAGCACCCTGCCACTGTGGGATTCGAGCACCGTGACCGCGCCCCTGATCGCCAGCGCGTTGTCGATCGCGGTGCTGAGTTTCCTTGGCTTCGACGGCATCTCGACTCTCGCCGAGGAGTCCACCGGTCGCAAGAACCCGGCCGGCCGCGCGATGATCATCGCCCTGTTCGTGGTGGCGTTCCTCTTCGTCACGCAGACGTGGTTGGCCAGTCTGCTGGCCGGCGGCCGAGAGTCGTTCAGCGACGACGAGGTCGGCAACGCGTTCTTCACCCTCGTCCAGGCCGCCTCCAACACGGGGTGGATGAACGCCTTCTTCGCGGTCAACGTCATGGCGGTCGGCTTCGCCAACGCGATGGCCGCCCAAGCCGCCACCAGTCGATTGCTCTACTCGATGAGCCGCGACGGACAGCTGCCGAAGTTCTTGTCCAAGATCAGCAGTCGCAAGGTGCCGGTCGCGGCCATCCTGACGGTGAGCGCGCTCAGCGTCGTGCTGGTGCTCTTCTTCGTCGGCCAGATCGGGCTGATCTCGTCACTGGTCAACTTCGGCGCGCTGTTCGGCTTCTGCCTGCTGCACGTCTCGGTGGTCTGGTACTACCTGGTGCGTCAGAAGTCGAAGAACTACCTCCTGCACCTGGTGGTGCCGACACTCGGCTTCCTGATCATCGGTTACGTGTTGTTCAACGCCGACGTGCTGGCCAAGGTCGGCGGCCTGGTATGGCTGGTCGTCGGTGCGGTGGTCTTCGGCATCAACGTGATTCGCGGCAGGGGTGTGCCGGAGCTGGCAGAGGAGTCGGACGACTGA